The nucleotide sequence TTGCGGTGATTGTTCATGACCAGGATCAGCTTGCTGAGGTGCAGGAAGACCTGCATAGCCAATTTCCTGATCTGGATATCCTGCGCTGGGACGAGCTCTATCCGGCCCTGATGCAGTCCAAGGTGATCATGAACGGCTTTAATATGGTGATCAGCGGGATGATCTTCTGTGTGGCAGCCCTGGGGATTTTTGGCGTAATGCTGGTCTCCGTCCTGGAGAGGATTAGGGAATTCGGGATCATGCTGGCCATCGGGACCCGCTTCGGGCTGATCCGCAATATCGTTCTGGCTGAGTCTTTCTTTCTCGGCCTGATCGGCTTTCTCTTTGGCAGCCTGATCGGGGGACTCTCTCTCTATTATTTTAAGATTTATGGCCTGGATCTCAGCGCCTTCAGCGATGCCTTTGATGAATTTGGCATGGATGCCGTGACCTATGCCATCATCCGTCCGAGTTATTTTCTCACTGCCTTTGTTGCGGTGCTGCTGGCCACCTTTTTCAGTGTGCTGATTCCTTTGCGGGTATTGAAGAAGTCCAATCCTATTGAGGCGATTAATAAGGTGTGAGGCACTCAAAGGATACGAAGAGAAAAGTATAGAGACGATACGTCTTATCGACAGGAGAGCACTATGCCGAATACAGCCTATTTGGAGCATTATACAGCGGATGATTATGCCCGGTGGGAGGGTGATTGGGAATTGATCTACGGTGCGCCGTATGCCATGTCGCCGTCCCCTTCCATCTCTCACCAGCGCGTGGCGAAGCGACTCCTTGTGCTGCTGGATGCACAGTTGCAGGACTGCCCTTTATGTGAGGTGCTCAGCGAGGTGGACTGGCATTGTGCCGATGACATCATCGTTCGACCGGATATTGTGGCGGTTTGTGAGGTTGAAGGGGAACAGCTTGTTCAGACTCCTGAGCTGATTATTGAAGTTGTTTCTCCGTCCACGGTTAAGCGGGATGAGCAGATAAAATTTGCGTTGTATCAGGGGAAAGGGGTGAAAAACTATATCTTGGTTTATCCGCAGGAGCGGAAGATCGTCATCTATCAGTTAACTGGTGGGCGGTATCGCAAGGTTGGGGACGATAAAATGGAGTCTTTTGATTTCAGGGTGAAAGATTGTGCTGTTAGGCTTGAATTTGAGCGGGTTTGGCGGGTGTGAAATAGAGTGAGCGTGACCTCAAACTCTGTCCCTGTAAAGTTACTACAAACCATGAGTCATGCTAACAACTTGTTAAATTTTAAGAATCAGCATTATTTTTTATTAGAAGCAAAACAGTAGGTATGCATAATGACCAAAAGATATATCACTGCTCAGAATGTTTCTGTAGGTAAACAAATTGCCCCCATAAAAATGGTTTATCTTTTTTCTGCTGATGAATATGAAGAATTTATTGAAGAATGGATAGATACAAAGAAAGATAAATATATAAGGACTGAAAAAAATGCAGGTGCTGGTGATATGGGTAGAGATATTATTGCTTATATTGAAGACCCTAAAAGTAATCCAGAAAAATACAAATGGGATTGTTATCAGTGCAAACATTACAGTAACCCCCTAGTACCAAGTAATATTTGGGTAGAATTCGGAAAAATTCTTTTCTATACATTTAAAAAAGAATATCCAGTCCCTGAAAAATATTACTTTGTCCCCCCGAAAGGTGTTGGTACGGCATTATCAGCCCTTCTTAGCAATACATCAAAACTAAAAGTAGAATTGCAAAAAAATTGGGATAAACATTGTAAATACAAAATTACAAAAACTAAAGATATTAAATTGTCTGGAGAATTTTTAAATTATTTTAACAAATTTGATTTTTCAATTTTTGATAAAATTCCCCCAAAGAAAGTAATTGAACAGCATGCAAAACATGAAAATCACCTGTTACGGTTTGGGGGTGGTCTCCCCGAAAGAAAGGTTATCGAAGAAATTCCCAAAGTTGATACAGATAAGGAATTAAGATATATCAAACAGCTAACTTTGGCCTACAATTCTGATAGTCAAGATGACATTAAAACAGTTAACGATATAGAAATATATAACAAATATAAGCAACATTTTCACAGGGCAAGAAAGAGCTTCTATCATGCGGAAGAATTAAGAATTTTCACAAGAGATAACTTGCCAGCTCAAGTTTTTGATGATTTTCAAGAGGAAGTCTTTCAAAGTGTTGCAAATACGGCAGAAGATGACTTCGAAAATGCCTTTACCAAGGTTAAAACAGTTGAAAACCAAGCAGTAAAAACTCCCATAGAGTCGAACCCACTTAGAGAAGTATGCAACACTATAGACAAAAAAGGTATATGTCATCAATTGGTTAATAAAGAAATAATTTCATGGATCAACGATAATGAATAATAAAATCCATATTTTTAATAACGAAATTGAAATAGGGCTAAGAATATTAATAATTTTAAATACCGTTTACCCGCGATCTTTAGATGTTGAACTCCTTAATTACTATGATTATTTTTCACTTCATACAGCTGACATTGGAGGTGAAGAAAGTCTTCACCCTCCAGTGCCAAATCGTTTTGGAGAATTATCAGTAAAACGAGAAATACTACAAAGGAGCTTGGAATTTTTACTTCTTAAAGGATTAATAAATCAATCTTTCACTGAAAATGGGGTAGAATTTATAGCAAGTGAAACAACTTCACCATTTATTGATACATTGAACGAAGAATACACATTAAATTTATTAGAAAAAGCAAAATGGGTTTCTGATAAATTCAAGAATTATTCCCCCGAAAAGATAAGAAAGTATATCAATGTTAATCAAGAAAGATGGGGAAGTGAAATCTCATTTTGTAGCATAGGATGCACAAATGAATGAGGTAGGGTTTTTAATAAAAAGATTACGAATAGTTGGAAAAGGTGTTGAAAGTGCCGAAGTACCATTTACCACAGGGTTAAATGTGATAATCGGTCCATCAGATACAGGAAAGACTTACATCTTCCAATGCTTGGATTATATGCTCGGGGCAAGTAAAAAGCCGAAGGGAATTCCTGAAGCAAAAAAATATACTAGCTGTCTACTAGAAATAAAATCATATCAAGGTGACTATTACACATTAGAACGAAGCCTTAAGGGTGGAGCATTTAATCTTTATGAAAGTAAAATTGATATTCGTGGCACAGCTAAACCACTAAAAGAGGACAATAAAGGAAGTAATGAGAGTATTTCAGACTTTTTGTTAAAATTATGCAATATTGATAATAAAAAAGTACGAAAAAATGCAAACGGACTAACGAGAAATTTATATTTTCAAGATTTAAAACGATATTGTCTAATTGATGAAGAAAGAATTATTGAAGAAAATACACCTGTTCGCAGTAAACAATACACAGAAAAAACATTTGGAGAAAATGTTTTTAAATTTTTACTAACAGGTCAGGATGACAGTAGTATTGTTTCACTTTTAACTAAAGATGAAGTAACAAATAAAAAAGGTAAACTGGAATTACTAGAAGAAATTATTACAGCACTGAAATCAGACCTAAAAGGACAAACAAGCAAGGGTAAACTGGAAGAGCAAATTAAAAAAATAGATGATGCAATTCTTTCATTTAAAAAAGATTATTCTTTAACTAAAGATATTTTCAATCGCTACGAAACGGAAAAGAACCAACTTTACAATCAGTTATTGCAAAAAGAATCCCGGATCAATACGTTAATTGAGCTTCTCAAGAGGAGCGTGATTCTGGAAAGACAATATGAAAGTGATATTGCTAGACTGAAGGCAACATTTGAAGCGAGTGAATCTATTGAGAATATAGAAATATTCAATTGTCCTGTATGTAAAAGTGATTTGACGAATCAAGCCACTGTTGATACGGAGTCCATAAGACTGGCTATCAAAAAAGAAATTGAGAAAACGATATTATTAAAAAAAGAATTAAAAGAGTCTGTAAAGCTATTTGATAATGAAAGACTATTGTTGATTCACGAGAAGAATAAACTTCAGAGGAGTTATGACGAATTAATTCGAACTATCGAAAGTGAAGCAAGTGGAAATATCTCTAAAATAGAAAAACAAATAAATTATTTTCTCATAAAAAAGGTTGAACTATCAAAAATACAGTCACTATTTATTGAATTAGATGATTTTGAGGATAAAAAGAAAAAGATTGAAGCTATTATTCGAAATAATAAAGAAAAAGGATGTGAGAACAATTATGAAAAAATTTCAACATCAATTTTGCAGCCATTCACTGAATTAATGTACTCAACCCTCAAAGCCATCAAGTTCGAGAATCTCGGCAAGAGTGTTGGGTTTTCAGAAGATGATTTGGATTTTGTAATAGCAGGAAAAAACAGAAAAGATTACGGAAAAGGGTACCGTGCTATTCTATACGCTATCTTTACGATTACACTTTTAGAATTCCTAAAAAACAAACCATACAAAATAGGTTTCATCCTCATTGATTCACCATTAAATCCATACAAACCCGATGAATCGACAGAAGGCAAAATATCAAGAAATTTAGCCAACAATTGCTACAAATATTTACATGAAAGCACGAACGATCAACAGGTTATTATTATAGAAAATACAGAACCTCCAAAATGCCTTGAGGAAGAGATTAATTTTATTAAATTTAGCAAAGAAAATGGCTTTATACCTAAACAATAGAAGAGTGCTGAATGAATACGTATTTTTAAATCTGTCTATTGCCGCTTCAATCGCAACTATTCTCCGACAGAAACACAATCGTACTTGCAATGAAAAATAACCACAATGCAAGTATGGCAAATTCCGGCATACTTGAAATAGCTAAAAAAGCTATCGGCAATGCTTTACTGCACCACAAAGCAATTGGTAACGAAATTGTGTTCTGGAAAGACGGCAAGATCGTTCGTGAAAAACTAACAGCAGAGACACAGACACCGAAAATTCCCCAAAGCTAAACAATGCTCAAACCCCTACCAACCAGCATCCAGACATTCTGCGATCTTATCAACGGCGGCTACCTCTACATTGATAAGACGCAGTATCTCTACGAACTGGTCCGCTACCCCAAGGGTGTCTATTTTCTCGCCAGACCGCGCCGTTTCGGCAAGAGCCTGCTGATTTCCACCCTGGACGAGATTTTCCAAGGCAATAAAGAACTGTTCAAAGGGCTGTGGCTTTATAACAGTCCCTATCAATGGCAGCAACATCCAGTCATTCGGATTGATTTCAGTCGTCATCGCATTCGGAATGAAGCAGACTTGGAAGTACGGATTCATCGCCACCTGAGTCTTATCGCCCGGCAATATAACATCAATCTGCCGGACGCTCCTTTTGACATCCGGTTTGAAGAGTTGATTTTATCGCTGGGAACGGAAAAACAGGTTGTTATCCTTATTGACGAATACGACAAACCGTTGATCGACAACTTGGAAAGAATAGAAGATGCCCAAGCGATTCAACAGGTTCTGAGGGAGTTCTATACGGTTATAAAGTCTATGGATCAGTATATCCGTTTCGTCTTTATCACGGGGGTCAGCAGATTCAGCCGGGTCGGGGTCTTCTCGTCCATGAATAACCTCCTTGATCTGACAATGCACCCTGATTTTGCCGGATTACTGGGATTGACCGAAAATGAAATTAGACAGTCTTTTCAAGGCTACCTGACGAAATTTGCCGAAGAAAAAAATATTTCCGAGGTTGCATTGCTGGATCAGATGCGCCGATGGTATGACGGATTTCGTTTTGTCGACGGCAGCGAGCGGCTCTACAATCCTTTTTCCACCATGCATTTTTTTCATAACCGACGCTTTGCCAATTATTGGTTTGAAACCGGTACCCCCTCTTTTTTGATCAAGCTCATCAAAGAACAGAATTTCGATGTCACCCGGCTCGAACACCTTGAACTCAGAGAAACCGCCTTCAGCACCTATGAGCTGGAAAACTTGGCCGTCATCCCGCTGCTGGTCCAGACCGGCTATCTGACTATTAAGGAGTATGATCAGGAGAACCGTAAATATACCTTGGGGCATCCCAATTATGAAGTCAAAGACGCCTTTTCCGTCCATCTGCTGGGGGCCTTCAGCTCGGTGAACTACGGGCTCGGCGAGTCGTATCTCTGGCAATTGATCGACGCTTTGCAGGCTGGAGAGTTAGAAGAATTCTTCACCATCCTGGATGTCTTCTTCGCCAACATCGACTATCAGCTTCATCTGAAATATGAAAAATATTATCAGACCATTTTTTACCTGATTTTCCTGCTGCTCGGCTTACGGGTCGAGGCCGAGGTGGAGACCAACAAGGGGAGGATTGATGCTGTGGTGGAGTTGAAGGAAGCCGTCTTTCTTTTTGAATTCAAGCTGGACGGCAGCGTAGACGAGGCCCTGCGTCAGATCATAACTCGGGAGTATTATAAGAAATATATTTTAAAGGGGAAGCCGGTGACCCTGGTGGGTGTTAACTTCGACAGCGAAAAACGTGGGGTAGCTGAGTGGCGGGGTGAGCTTGTTGCGTAGGCGCACAAAGCGGAAAGGCATCAGATATATTCAACGTTTTGCTTTGAGCGATTTTAAAAGATCCTATTGAAGCTATTAATAAAGTATGATGGAGAGGATAGAATCCTTTAAGGGGGGGGGCAGTGCCGGAAGAACAAGGACATTGTTGTTGATTCCCTGCATCTGCTGGCGCATCTCTTCGGCATTTGCATTGAAAATGCAGAATATTCTTCCCTATACACGGTGTTTCGCTGCCGGTGCCATGATTTTTGTGGTTGTGAAAGATGAGTTTTTTCTTTTTTGCTGTCAGCCCTGCATAGGAGCGGCGGTATATTTTGTTGCAGATAATCTTTAAAATCATGAGGAATTATATGAATCATTGGCCAAGACAATTGTTCTTTTCTGTCACCCTATCTGTAATGCTGCTTTGCTTTTCCTCTGCGCAGGCGGTAGAGAACCGTGTTGTTGTGGTGCCATTACTGGGAGGAAACAGCAGTGCTGCCGCTACCGAGAAAGAGGTATATATTCCGGCCCATATGTTTCGACCTGTCCTGTCAATGACCGCATGGAGTTTCGAGGAGGAAGGGGCAATTATCAATCCGAATGATGCCAGTTACTGGATTGCGCCGATTTTACTCCCGGTGGGCGCCACGATTATCTCTTTAGAGCTTGTGTTTAAAAATGCTGTGGCAAATAGCGGGACGAGCTCGGTGATGCTGCATCTTCTTAACCAGGCAAATGCACAGGGTCTCGATTTTATTTCTCAAAACTCGTTTGTAACTACAGCCGGGGTTCAAACAGTGAAAAGAGAGGATATTAACTGGGTAATCTCAGAAGCCTACCATGCCTCTGTGAGAGTTTATTTAGGAAACACCAACCGGTGGCTGCTTGGAGTAAAAGTGGTCTATTCCGATTAAGGGATACAACTCCCTTAGGTTCCAAAAAAGATTTCCGGCCGGAGTTGACTCCACGCTTTTTCAGGCGCCTCACAGCCATTTTTTCTTGCGAAAATACCAGAATAACCCTGCCGGGATTGCCAAGAAAAGAGCCCACAGGATCGGGTAGGCCCATTTCCAGTGCAGTTCAGGCATGTATTCGAAATTCATGCCATAGATCCCGGCTAAAAAGGTCAGGGGAATAAAGACTGAGGCAAAGAGGGTGAGGACTTTCATGACCTCGTTCATTCTATTGCTGAGGCCGGAGATATAGAGCGAGGACAGGCCTGCCAGCAGCTCCCGGTAAGACTCCACTGCCTCGCTGAGGCGCAGGGCATGGTCAGAGACATCCCTGAAATAGATCTTGGTCCGCTCATGAATCAGCTTTGAATCACTGCGCAGGATAGCGCCAGTGAGTTCTTTAATCGGCACGACATGCTTTCTAATAAAGATTGCCTCCCGCTTGAGCTGCTGGATGGTCACTGGCATATCCTTGGTGGGCTCAGAAAAAAGGAGCCGGTCTTCCAGCAGGGTGATGGTGTCATCAACGGTATCGGTCAGCAGGAAGAGCTGATCAACCAGGATGTCGAGCAAGGCATAGGCCAGATAATCCGCACCCATGCTTCGGAGCTTTCCTCTTCGCATGTTGATGCGCCGAATCAGTGGCTGAAAGAGATCATCGGTCCGTTCCCTGAAGACAACCACGGCATTGGCCAGAATCAGCAGGCTGATCTGCTCATGTTCCACCACCAGGTCACCGTCTTCCTCATCATTGAAGGTATTGAGGTTGCTGGTGACGATAAAGAGATAGGAGTCGTAGATCTCCAGCTTGGGACGTTGATGGGTGGTGAGGATATCTTCGATAACAAGCGGGTGAATGCCTGCCATTGTCCCTATCTTTTCGATTAGATCAACGTCGGCCAGCCCTTCCACCGTAATCCAGGTCACGCTGTTATTGTCATCAAAGCCATCAAGCTGCTCTGGCATCCCGATCCGTTCCTGCTCAACTGTATCTCTATTATAGGTCACCTTGCTGATAACCGTTTCCAGCTGGCAAAAATCACCCACATGAACAATGGAGCCAGGGGGCAGGCCTGTCTTTTCTGAGGGATTGGTCAGGGATTCTTTGGGATGGCGCTTCATTTTGTTGCGTTTTTTCTGCGGGTATGTAGGGAATTGCTGAATCTTCTTACGTGATTTTCTTGATTTTTCCTTGGGCTTTTTTCCTGATTTTATCATATTGCTCAGGTCGTGGTTCCGTGCCGTTTCATCTCATCGTCAAGCGCTCTCTCCTCTTGCCAATAGAATACGCAAAGAATCCACCGGCGTCTTTATCTTTTTCTCCTGCACAGCAGAATATCCAGGGCTACATAGAGCATGAGCAGTCCCAGGGGAAAGAAAAAAAGACTGAGTCCCAGCGGAAGCCAGGTGGCCTGCCAGACCCGCAAGGGTTCTGTGGTGTGGGATTGGAGAAAGTCTTTGATTGTCTTGGCGGTGTTTTTGGCGAGAAAGCCGCCGGTTTCATCAAAGCTGTTCAGTGGGATTGTATCCGAGCTGGTCTGGAGCACGACCCTGTCCGTGACCAGCCGTTCTGTTTTGCCGGACCGTCGTTTTTCTGAGGATTCCTTGGATACATAGGCATCTTTCAGATCAAGAACGTCTTGGGATTTGATTGGAATCAGGCCGACTGCCCGTTCCTGCAAGTGGCAGTCGACCTGATTTGGTTCCACATATTCACAGGTCAGGATGGAGACCGGATAGACGTAGAAGAGCACTGACGTGAGAGCGACCGTGAAGAGGCCAAAGAAGAACAGAACACAGACATCAAAGACCCGTGATTCTTTTTTGCTTCCCTTCTTCATTTATTTTCTCTCCCATCGTCCGGTGGAGCGGCTTGTAAAAAGTTTTTTTTCTGTTTTCCGCTGAGGCCGTGAAGAGCTTGTTGACAATCGATCAAGGAACTGCCCTGACTACAGGTAGTCGATTGCACATTATTTTCTTCCAATCCTGGTCATCCGTAATCTAATTTCTGTAACGACTTGGCCGCCAACTGAAATATCATTGACAAGTGTCAGGGTATTCTCATCCTCAAAATGCCAGGTACCGTGATCCAACATGATTACACCTCCGCCCAGGTCTTGGCTTTTTTCAAGGACTAACGTATCAGGTTCGGTAAACTGACCGGTCCAGGTAAACGCCTGGCCAAAACTGTTGAAGCAGGACCAGTTGACAAGGTCGGATGCAACATCATAGCCTGCCATTACCCCTTCATTATAAGTGAGTTCCTCTGATGTGAGTTTAGATGTACATTGCAGTCCCCAGCCTCCTGCAACTATACGGCAATACTGGTACCCTTCTCCCGTTATAGTCGGTTCTCCGACGTTTGTCAGGCTGGCTTCTCCGACCCAAATCCCTTTAAATTTGTAGAGATCGGTTATAGTTTCCGGTATGTCTTGAGAAGAGGCGAGACTACCTGTACAAAACAAAAACACGCAGGCAAGTATTGGCAAGAACATTCGTTTACTCATTTTTTCTCCTCCATTTTGAATTCAGTGAGTTTCACGCTATATTCAGCAGTGTGATTCCTTTTTTCTGCTTCTTCTCATCCGTTTCCGGTGCCGTTGCTCGGTTTATCCCGTTTCGGGCCGGGTCGGAAGGCTTTGAGGAAGTCAAAAAGATACTGGGCCTGGCTACGAATTTCGGGATAGGCGTTTTTAAATTCCCGGATGCGCCGGGAGGATTTGTACAGCCCTTCCATACAGCGGGAGGTGGCTTGCAGGCGTTGGTGATAGACTGACTGTTGCAGCTCGTCCAGGAGGTATTCAATGGGTTCAAGACGCTTGACCTCGGCCAGGCCCTGATTAAGGTCGGCCATGACCTCCGGGCTCAGGCGCAGGGTTTCGTTATGCCCCAGCACCAGGCTGGCGGTATCGTCCACCATTGCCTGATAGCCGGGCAGGGCCTTGTGCAGTGCTTGCACGTCTGATGGATCAAGGGGAGGCGTCAAGTTCACGTCCAGTAATTCCGCAACCTGTTCGATGGTGACACGTTCTTCTGGCATTGCAAAGTCCTCCCTATAAGGATTTTATGGATTTGTAATTACGTTAAAACGTTGGTTTTTTGTTGTCAAGGGAAAAAAGGGTGGGGCTGGGTGGAGCTAGGAATAGTCTGGGTCAAGGCAGGCGGATTCTGAGTTAAAGGCAGGAGCGGTCTGGGTAAAAACAGAACATTTTTCTGCTAACCTTGATGAAATGCTAATCTTTGTTGTCTTTATCTTCTGTTAAAAGCGTCTTGATTTGATCTGCAATAGGGGTGAAATTATAAATTTCTTCTTTCTCGTTAGTTTCTACTTTTCTTAAAAGATTAAGAGATAAAAGCCGATTGATTTTATCTTTCATTTTTTCATCTCGATAGACATATAGTGAGCTTCTTGTTACGAGAGAGCAATAAGGTTCAGGTGCAGAGATTACTGTTGAAGCAGTAAGCATGTGCCTTTTTCCATCACTACTTACTTTTGATGGGCTTGGTTTAGGCTGTTTTTCTTCAGTAAAAATTCTTATATCAGTAAATGTTTCTTCCTTATGTGTTCGTTCAACGATGAACTTAGCTTCTTTTGCTGAAATATCGCGAAGGGTTCTTGTTAAAACTTCAGCTTCATATTCTAATTCAGAAGCCGTTTCTGGCTTGAATGAGTTCCTAATAGCCCTTTTGAGATACTCAATTTTTTCTTCATCAACTGTACTCAGCATACAATTTATCGCATCTCCGATAATTTTATACTGAGCATCAGTTAGTTCATTGATCCTCAATCCTTGTTTGTTGATAGATTCCTCTAGATCTTTGATAGCAGCCTCTATCCTTTTAACATGTCTCCCATGAGCAAGAGTGCCTGTCAATAAAGGAAGAAATGAAGCTATTCCTCCACTAAGTACACCTATTCCTGTTGTTACCAAGGTTGTCGATAAAGAACCAGCAACTGATTCTATTTTACTTTTTTCTTCCATCTCTTTTTTTCTCAATTCTCCCCTACGCTTTTATGTTAAAGCGTCTTCCGATATTTTAAAATCAAACAGGTAGGATAGATCATCCCTGAAATAACCTGCTCGGTAGCCGGAAAATCCGTTTTTTCTTCCAGCAGCTCCAGCCGGGCAGCCTGTAGTACCGTCGGATCAAGGTACTCCATCATCGTATGGCCCGGTTCCTTTAATTTAATAGAACGATCATAGAGATATGTGGTCACCTCTCTTTTTGCATAATAATCAGAATTGCCGTCATTTACATGACCTTCTAATAAATTCCTGAATGGATGCTCGACTAACACCAATATAATACCGCCGACTCGGGCGACCCGGATCATTTCCAAGAGCGCCTTTGCTACATCCTCGGCATGTTGGAGAGCATAGAAACTGGTGACAATATCGAATCGGCTCGTTTCAAAAGAAATATTCTCCATAAGCCCCTGAACAAAGAGGCCGCTCTCTCTTTTTCGTGCCATAGCGAGCTGTTCCTCCGAGATATCTATTCCGCATACCTCCGCCCCTGCACAAGCATAGAAAGCAGCATCCCCACCAGACCCGCAGCCGACATCAAGAAGTCTTTTTTCTTTCAGGTCGGGAAGAAAGCTATAAAAATACCGGCGGGTTTCTCCATCAAAGCGCTCTGATCCCTCTTTATATTCCTGAGCAAAGCAATCGTAATTATCCATCGTCTTCTTCTAAGGTTCTGCTTTCTCTGGCCGGAAAGAACTCAGTAGTTTCTTTCCGGTAATGAAGCCGCTTATTCTGATCCCTCAATCTCCTCAATCTTGCCCTGCGCTTCCTCCCAAACCCCGTACTGCCGCTTCAGCTTTTGCTCCACCTCGTTATACTCCTTGCTGACCTTGAGCCAGCGGGGCTGATCCGCATAGAGTTCAGAATCAGCCATCAAGACCTCCAGCTCCCCTTTGCGCTCCTCCAGGACCTCAATCTCTTTCTCCGCTGCCTTCGCCTTTTTCTTCCAGGGCTTGAGCTGTGAACTGAGCTGTTGCCGTCGTTGCGCCCGCAGGCGTCGCTCTTCCTTGCGATCAACCGAGCTGGAGGCATCTTGTTTGGCCTCCGCAGGGACCTTCTGTTGCTGCTTCTCCTGTTTTTTTACCGCAAGCTGTTCCTCGTCC is from Candidatus Electrothrix sp. GW3-4 and encodes:
- a CDS encoding ABC-three component system protein, which produces MTKRYITAQNVSVGKQIAPIKMVYLFSADEYEEFIEEWIDTKKDKYIRTEKNAGAGDMGRDIIAYIEDPKSNPEKYKWDCYQCKHYSNPLVPSNIWVEFGKILFYTFKKEYPVPEKYYFVPPKGVGTALSALLSNTSKLKVELQKNWDKHCKYKITKTKDIKLSGEFLNYFNKFDFSIFDKIPPKKVIEQHAKHENHLLRFGGGLPERKVIEEIPKVDTDKELRYIKQLTLAYNSDSQDDIKTVNDIEIYNKYKQHFHRARKSFYHAEELRIFTRDNLPAQVFDDFQEEVFQSVANTAEDDFENAFTKVKTVENQAVKTPIESNPLREVCNTIDKKGICHQLVNKEIISWINDNE
- a CDS encoding class I SAM-dependent methyltransferase; this encodes MDNYDCFAQEYKEGSERFDGETRRYFYSFLPDLKEKRLLDVGCGSGGDAAFYACAGAEVCGIDISEEQLAMARKRESGLFVQGLMENISFETSRFDIVTSFYALQHAEDVAKALLEMIRVARVGGIILVLVEHPFRNLLEGHVNDGNSDYYAKREVTTYLYDRSIKLKEPGHTMMEYLDPTVLQAARLELLEEKTDFPATEQVISGMIYPTCLILKYRKTL
- a CDS encoding ABC-three component system middle component 2, which codes for MNNKIHIFNNEIEIGLRILIILNTVYPRSLDVELLNYYDYFSLHTADIGGEESLHPPVPNRFGELSVKREILQRSLEFLLLKGLINQSFTENGVEFIASETTSPFIDTLNEEYTLNLLEKAKWVSDKFKNYSPEKIRKYINVNQERWGSEISFCSIGCTNE
- a CDS encoding AAA family ATPase encodes the protein MLKPLPTSIQTFCDLINGGYLYIDKTQYLYELVRYPKGVYFLARPRRFGKSLLISTLDEIFQGNKELFKGLWLYNSPYQWQQHPVIRIDFSRHRIRNEADLEVRIHRHLSLIARQYNINLPDAPFDIRFEELILSLGTEKQVVILIDEYDKPLIDNLERIEDAQAIQQVLREFYTVIKSMDQYIRFVFITGVSRFSRVGVFSSMNNLLDLTMHPDFAGLLGLTENEIRQSFQGYLTKFAEEKNISEVALLDQMRRWYDGFRFVDGSERLYNPFSTMHFFHNRRFANYWFETGTPSFLIKLIKEQNFDVTRLEHLELRETAFSTYELENLAVIPLLVQTGYLTIKEYDQENRKYTLGHPNYEVKDAFSVHLLGAFSSVNYGLGESYLWQLIDALQAGELEEFFTILDVFFANIDYQLHLKYEKYYQTIFYLIFLLLGLRVEAEVETNKGRIDAVVELKEAVFLFEFKLDGSVDEALRQIITREYYKKYILKGKPVTLVGVNFDSEKRGVAEWRGELVA
- the corA gene encoding magnesium/cobalt transporter CorA, producing MIKSGKKPKEKSRKSRKKIQQFPTYPQKKRNKMKRHPKESLTNPSEKTGLPPGSIVHVGDFCQLETVISKVTYNRDTVEQERIGMPEQLDGFDDNNSVTWITVEGLADVDLIEKIGTMAGIHPLVIEDILTTHQRPKLEIYDSYLFIVTSNLNTFNDEEDGDLVVEHEQISLLILANAVVVFRERTDDLFQPLIRRINMRRGKLRSMGADYLAYALLDILVDQLFLLTDTVDDTITLLEDRLLFSEPTKDMPVTIQQLKREAIFIRKHVVPIKELTGAILRSDSKLIHERTKIYFRDVSDHALRLSEAVESYRELLAGLSSLYISGLSNRMNEVMKVLTLFASVFIPLTFLAGIYGMNFEYMPELHWKWAYPILWALFLAIPAGLFWYFRKKKWL
- a CDS encoding Uma2 family endonuclease, encoding MPNTAYLEHYTADDYARWEGDWELIYGAPYAMSPSPSISHQRVAKRLLVLLDAQLQDCPLCEVLSEVDWHCADDIIVRPDIVAVCEVEGEQLVQTPELIIEVVSPSTVKRDEQIKFALYQGKGVKNYILVYPQERKIVIYQLTGGRYRKVGDDKMESFDFRVKDCAVRLEFERVWRV